AAAGATTTGGAAGCCCTGCTTTTAACTCCATCTCAAGCCAGGGGTCAGGGTAATGAATTGAATTCCTGAAGGAATGAAGTTTTTCCTCTGTTTTCAGCGATGAGTCAACAGGAGTGTAAAGCACAACCCCGAATCTTGCAACGCGCTTTAGTTCAGAAAGAAATTTTCTTCTGCTTTTTTTTGAAACATACTGGAATGAGGCAACTGAAACAGCGAAGTCAAAGCTGGAATCAGGCAATGGAATATTGCAGCCGTCCGAAACAATTGTCTTCAAGCCCCTCTTT
The sequence above is drawn from the Candidatus Woesearchaeota archaeon genome and encodes:
- a CDS encoding methyltransferase domain-containing protein, whose amino-acid sequence is KRGLKTIVSDGCNIPLPDSSFDFAVSVASFQYVSKKSRRKFLSELKRVARFGVVLYTPVDSSLKTEEKLHSFRNSIHYPDPWLEMELKAGLPNLSIIKSEFLRAKIYGIQNREVWYKIMVLESIPVLNLFIPGIFYALFLRHYDRGNPIAYVVSWNKQRIVKK